In Tripterygium wilfordii isolate XIE 37 chromosome 23, ASM1340144v1, whole genome shotgun sequence, one genomic interval encodes:
- the LOC119993691 gene encoding zinc finger A20 and AN1 domain-containing stress-associated protein 8-like, with protein sequence MDHDKTGCQAPPERPILCINNCGFFGSAATMNMCSKCHKDMLLKEEQAKLAAASIGSIVNGTSGSNGNEPVVVTSNVDLRLNSVEPKTISVQPSCASGSGESVEAKPKEGPNRCSSCKKRVGLTGFKCRCGNLFCTTHRYSDKHDCSFDYRSIARDAIAQANPVVKAEKLDKI encoded by the coding sequence ATGGACCATGACAAGACTGGATGCCAAGCTCCTCCTGAACGCCCTATTTTGTGTATTAACAACTGTGGCTTCTTTGGAAGTGCAGCTACTATGAATATGTGTTCCAAGTGCCACAAGGATATGTTGTTGAAAGAGGAGCAGGCAAAGCTTGCTGCTGCTTCTATTGGAAGTATTGTGAATGGTACATCGGGCAGCAATGGAAATGAACCTGTTGTTGTTACTTCGAATGTGGATTTGCGACTGAATTCTGTGGAACCAAAGACCATTTCTGTGCAGCCATCCTGTGCTTCAGGATCAGGGGAGAGTGTTGAGGCAAAGCCAAAGGAAGGTCCGAACAGGTGCAGCTCGTGCAAAAAGAGGGTTGGTTTAACAGGCTTCAAATGTCGCTGTGGTAACCTTTTCTGCACAACTCATCGCTATTCAGACAAACATGACTGTTCCTTCGATTATCGTTCTATTGCAAGGGATGCCATAGCTCAAGCAAACCCGGTTGTCAAGGCAGAGAAGCTTGATAAAATCTGA
- the LOC119993692 gene encoding uncharacterized protein LOC119993692 isoform X2 — protein sequence MQKEARISQIYLGTRQVVCTSVLQLSFAWSILRYVLPRLSRLAVSYDPQSPVFCMEHSEIWIAPSFKVLSFHFRLRKSTATRLGFYIYVRYNDT from the exons ATGCAGAAAGAAGCGAGGATCTCGCAGATCTACTTAGGAACTCGTCAAG TAGTATGCACTTCTGTGTTGCAGCTGTCTTTTGCATGGAGCATTCTGAGATATGTATTGCCCCGTCTTTCAAGGTTAGCAGTCTCGTATGATCCTCAATCGCCTGTCTTTTGCATGGAGCATTCCGAGATATGGATTGCCCCGTCTTTCAAA GTTTTGAGCTTCCATTTCAGGTTAAGGAAATCCACAGCAACCAGATTAGGGTTTTATATATACGTTAGATACAATGATACATAG
- the LOC119993031 gene encoding IRK-interacting protein-like — MDSDTSSIIAFQNQNNNNYSDDNHEVRRQDIESAIAKSVELRALHAALVQNSPASLKFASSSPASCPLSQFSAQDYPVFTPTYEDETLQVYQHTPMKSRTISESWDEHGGLEGGSDIETAVQDYMKDNSASRIGLSAGLSTSEFHICPAEEHKSVPSSSINNITVLHTSPGTEFYNPSRRDSFEEFKSVSSCNRCKPAIIATESEFVSKTRKNSNIVVPLTDSHSSVQPQPKNRRVISWLFPKLRRKYKNESSPNRTESQEVSQVLFKDSGILSIEALKRELIEANEHKEAALLEVSEMKSSLSELKRKLEYLENYCEELKRALKQAMHAKESQNLANFQRRGKPIDGNGDNSMPVSEEVMVEGFLQIVSEARLSVKQFCKILLSQIDETDGSLVDNLNSLLQPFKLSLNSKYSKTVLYHFEAIINQALYQDFENSVFEKNGSPKHLDPQQARQAQFSSFVALRDLGWNEVLRKGTKCYSEEFSKFCDQRMNFIVTTMNWTRPWPEQLLQAFFVSAKCIWLLHLLAFSFNPALGILRVEDGRSFDPHFMEDMFMDKQRSYGPSRVKIMVMPGFYVQDRVLRCKVLCRYKSVA; from the exons ATGGATTCTGATACAAGTTCCATTATAGCttttcaaaaccaaaacaacaacaaTTACAGCGACGATAACCATGAAGTTAGAAGGCAAGATATAGAATCTGCCATTGCAAAATCTGTGGAGTTGAGAGCTCTTCATGCTGCGCTGGTTCAAAACAGTCCTGCCAGTCTCAAATTTGCATCTTCCTCCCCTGCTTCGTGTCCTCTCTCGCAGTTCTCTGCTCAGGATTACCCTGTTTTCACCCCT ACTTATGAGGATGAAACATTACAAGTGTACCAACACACTCCAATGAAAAGCCGAACAATATCCGAGAGTTGGGACGAGCATGGAGGTTTAGAAGGAGGAAGTGACATTGAAACTGCTGTGCAAGATTATATGAAGGACAACTCAGCTTCAAGAATAGGATTGAGTGCTGGGTTGTCCACCTCAGAGTTTCATATATGTCCAGCCGAGGAGCACAAATCAGTCCCTTCTTCGTCTATAAACAACATTACTGTTCTTCACACATCTCCTGGAACAGAATTCTACAATCCAAGTAGGAGAGATAGCTTTGAGGAATTCAAATCCGTGTCGTCTTGTAATAGGTGTAAACCTGCAATTATCGCTACTGAATCCGAGTTTGTCAGCAAGACCAGAAAGAATTCTAATATTGTTGTACCATTGACAGATTCTCACTCATCAGTTCAACCACAGCCAAAAAATCGTCGGGTGATTTCGTGGTTATTCCCAAAGCTAAGGAGGAAGTACAAGAATGAGAGTTCCCCTAACCGGACAGAATCCCAGGAAGTTTCACAAGTACTTTTTAAGGACTCAGGGATATTGTCAATTGAAGCACTGAAAAGAGAACTAATTGAAGCAAATGAGCACAAAGAAGCAGCCTTACTAGAGGTATCTGAGATGAAATCTTCATTGAGTGAGCTGAAACGGAAGCTGGAGTACTTGGAAAATTACTGTGAAGAGCTGAAGAGAGCATTAAAGCAAGCAATGCACGCAAAGGAGTCTCAAAACCTCGCGAATTTTCAGAGAAGAGGCAAACCCATTGATGGGAATGGAGACAATTCGATGCCGGTGAGTGAGGAAGTAATGGTGGAGGGTTTCTTGCAGATAGTATCAGAAGCAAGACTATCAGTAAAACAGTTCTGCAAAATCCTTCTAAGCCAAATCGACGAAACTGATGGTAGTCTCGTTGACAATTTGAATTCACTTCTTCAACCGTTTAAATTGTCATTGAACTCGAAGTACTCAAAGACGGTACTATACCATTTCGAAGCTATAATAAACCAAGCACTCTACCAAGATTTCGAGAATTCTGTATTCGAAAAGAACGGCTCCCCAAAGCACTTAGACCCCCAACAGGCTCGCCAAGCGCAATTTTCATCATTCGTCGCATTGAGAGACTTGGGCTGGAATGAAGTGTTGAGGAAGGGAACCAAGTGCTACAGTGAAGAGTTTAGTAAGTTTTGTGATCAAAGAATGAATTTCATTGTTACAACTATGAATTGGACTAGACCTTGGCCTGAACAGCTGCTTCAAGCATTCTTTGTGTCTGCAAAATGTATTTGGTTGCTTCATTTACTTGCCTTTTCGTTCAATCCCGCGCTGGGAATATTAAGAGTTGAAGATGGCAGAAGCTTTGATCCACATTTCATGGAAGACATGTTCATGGATAAGCAGAGGTCTTATGGTCCGAGCCGGGTTAAGATTATGGTTATGCCAGGGTTTTATGTTCAAGATAGGGTTTTGAGGTGCAAGGTTCTTTGCAGGTACAAGTCAGTAGCTTAA
- the LOC119993692 gene encoding uncharacterized protein LOC119993692 isoform X1, with translation MQKEARISQIYLGTRQVVCTSVLQLSFAWSILRYVLPRLSRLAVSYDPQSPVFCMEHSEIWIAPSFKCAGLSIESSNLNLQSSLAIFNSSLPPPVSLKWLFDSSRECLIVGFLYSSSSGE, from the exons ATGCAGAAAGAAGCGAGGATCTCGCAGATCTACTTAGGAACTCGTCAAG TAGTATGCACTTCTGTGTTGCAGCTGTCTTTTGCATGGAGCATTCTGAGATATGTATTGCCCCGTCTTTCAAGGTTAGCAGTCTCGTATGATCCTCAATCGCCTGTCTTTTGCATGGAGCATTCCGAGATATGGATTGCCCCGTCTTTCAAA TGCGCTGGGTTGTCGATAGAAAGTTCGAATCTCAACCTTCAGTCCTCTCTGGCAATCTTCAACTCCTCGCTACCTCCACCTGTCTCTCTCAAATGGCTCTTTGATTCCTCTCGGGAATGTCTGATCGTTGGCTTTCTCTACTCTTCCTCCTCAGGGGAGTAG
- the LOC119993161 gene encoding uncharacterized protein LOC119993161 yields the protein MKLFESSKLLVTILFLGLCGHALAKECTNTPTQLSSHTFRYELLASHNESLKEQMFEHYHLTPTDDSVWFNLLPRKMLREEDEFEWAMMYKNIKNQGFKPPENFLNEVSLHSVRLDPSSIHWQAQQTNLEYLLMLDVDRLVWSFRKTAGLPTPNTPYEGWEAKDCELRGHFVGHYLSASAQMWASTHNDALKEKMSAVVSALFECQNKMDNGYLSAFPSEQFDRFEAIMPVWAPYYTIHKIFAGLLDQHAFAYNPQALKMATWMAEYFYNRVQNVIANYSVERHYTSLNEETGGMNDVLYRLFSITGDPKHLLLAHLFDKPCFLGVLAVEADDISGFHTNTHIPIVIGTQRRYEVTGDPLYKEVGKFFMDIVNSSHSYATGGTSVGEFWRDPKRLANTLQSENEESCTTYNMLKVSRHLFRWTKEMAYADYYERALTNGVLGIQRGTDPGVMIYMLPMAPGGSKAKSYHRWGTPFDSFWCCYGTGIESFSKLGDSIYFEEEGETPALYIIQYISSSFDWTSGKIMLNQKVGPVVSWDPYLRVTFTISANKGAGQSSTLNLRIPIWSHSDGAKAAVNADNLELPAPGNFLTVTRKWSTGDELTLQLPINLRTETIKDDRDQYASLKAILYGPYLLAGHSHGDWDIKTGSDTSLSDWLTPVPADYNDNLFSFSQDTGKTTFVLTNSNQTITMETSPESGTDSSIHATFRVIVKDSSASPVSGNKVAIGKSVMLEPIDFPGFLVLSQGEDENLVVADPASSKGSSVYQLVEGLDGNEGAVSLESESNKGCFVYSGGSYNSGISLKLRCQSSEAEINREAASFKMSKGLSEYHSISFVAKGAKRNFLLEPLLSLRDESYTLYFDIQT from the exons ATGAAGCTTTTTGAGTCTTCCAAATTGTTAGTTACCATTCTGTTTCTAGGTTTATGTGGTCATGCTTTAGCGAAGGAGTGTACAAACACTCCCACTCAGCTATCATCACATACCTTTAGATATGAACTCTTGGCATCTCACAATGAGTCACTGAAAGAACAGATGTTTGAACACTATCATCTGACACCGACCGATGACTCGGTTTGGTTTAATTTGCTACCAAGAAAGATGTtgagagaagaagatgaatttGAGTGGGCAATGATgtataagaatatcaagaatcAGGGTTTCAAGCCACCAGAGAATTTCCTAAACGAAGTTTCATTGCATAGTGTTAGACTGGATCCAAGTTCGATACATTGGCAGGCACAGCAAACAAATTTGGAGTATTTGTTGATGTTAGATGTGGATAGATTGGTTTGGAGCTTTAGGAAGACAGCAGGACTGCCAACACCAAACACACCTTATGAAGGATGGGAGGCGAAGGATTGTGAGCTTCGTGGTCATTTTGTAG GGCATTACTTGAGCGCCTCAGCACAAATGTGGGCTAGCACTCATAATGACGCTCTTAAAGAGAAAATGTCCGCAGTAGTATCCGCTCTTTTTGAATGCCAGAATAAGATGGACAATGGATATCTTTCTGCCTTTCCATCCGAGCAATTTGACCGTTTTGAAGCTATAATGCCTGTCTGGGCTCCATATTACACCATTCACAAG ATATTTGCTGGTCTATTGGATCAACATGCATTTGCTTATAATCCTCAAGCATTGAAAATGGCAACTTGGATGGCTGAGTACTTCTACAATCGTGTTCAGAATGTTATAGCAAATTACAGTGTGGAAAGACACTATACATCGCTCAATGAAGAAACTGGTGGCATGAATGATGTTCTTTACAGGTTATTCAGCATAACG GGGGATCCAAAGCATTTATTGTTGGCCCACCTTTTCGATAAACCATGCTTTCTTGGAGTGCTTGCAGTAGAG GCTGATGACATATCTGGTTTCCACACCAATACACATATCCCAATTGTGATAGGAACGCAAAGGCGGTATGAAGTCACTGGTGATCCACTTTATAAG GAAGTGGGGAAATTCTTCATGGACATCGTGAACTCCTCTCACAGCTACGCAACAGGAGGGACGTCAGTCGGCGAGTTCTG GCGGGACCCAAAGCGATTAGCAAATACTCTACAGTCAGAGAATGAAGAATCATGCACGACTTATAACATGCTGAAG GTGTCTCGCCACCTGTTTAGATGGACCAAAGAAATGGCATATGCAGATTACTATGAGCGTGCTCTGACCAATGGTGTTCTAGGAATACAAAGAGGGACAGATCCTGGAGTTATGATTTACATGCTTCCAATGGCTCCTGGAGGTTCCAAGGCCAAAAGCTACCATCGATGGGGAACCCCGTTTGATTCTTTTTGGTGCTGCTATGGTACAG GAATTGAATCATTCTCAAAGTTGGGGGATTCCATATACTTTGAAGAGGAAGGGGAAACTCCTGCCTTATACATCATCCAGTATATTTCAAGCTCATTTGATTGGACCTCTGGAAAGATTATGCTTAATCAGAAAGTTGGTCCTGTTGTTTCCTGGGATCCTTACCTTCGGGTAACATTTACCATTTCTGCAAACAAG GGGGCTGGCCAATCATCGACGTTGAATCTCAGAATACCAATTTGGTCACACTCAGATGGTGCGAAGGCAGCAGTAAATGCTGACAATTTGGAACTACCAGCACCAG GTAACTTCCTAACAGTCACTAGAAAATGGAGCACTGGTGATGAATTAACTCTTCAGCTTCCCATTAATTTGAGAACAGAAACTATTAAAG ATGACCGTGATCAATATGCTTCACTTAAAGCAATACTCTATGGCCCTTATCTCCTTGCGGGTCATAGCCATGGTGACTGGGATATCAAAACTGGTTCAGATACCTCTCTTTCAGATTGGTTAACTCCCGTCCCTGCTGATTACAAtgataatttgttttctttttcccaaGACACTGGGAAAACGACTTTTGTCTTAACAAACTCAAACCAAACCATTACGATGGAAACCTCCCCTGAATCTGGCACAGATTCTTCCATACATGCCACTTTCAGAGTCATCGTAAAGGACTCATCTGCCTCGCCAGTTTCAGGAAACAAAGTTGCCATTGGGAAATCTGTCATGCTAGAACCTATTGATTTTCCGGGATTCCTTGTATTATCTCAAGGGGAAGATGAGAACCTTGTGGTTGCAGACCCGGCTAGTAGCAAGGGCTCTTCTGTTTACCAGTTGGTTGAAGGCTTGGATGGAAACGAGGGTGCTGTATCCTTGGAATCAGAAAGCAACAAAGGATGCTTTGTATACAGCGGTGGGAGTTATAATTCAGGCATAAGCTTGAAGCTTCGCTGCCAGTCATCGGAGGCTGAAATTAATCGTGAAGCAGCCAGCTTTAAAATGAGTAAAGGATTGAGTGAGTATCACAGTATCAGCTTTGTGGCAAAAGGTGCAAAGAGAAACTTTCTCCTGGAGCCATTACTGTCTCTGAGGGATGAATCTTACACTCTGTATTTCGACATTCAGACATAG
- the LOC119992968 gene encoding uncharacterized protein LOC119992968: MEMAEEDLGSRSGSAPPFPAIVSLTPFSPNPSPSARRLSSQFTKPSLPVAPARRLAWVSLQGRLVNAEEASSARTIGGGLSLEEAAAWELFTPIQRVLIVAVIGVAVAESKKNRTITQLKKSVELRDQVLSSMQQKLDALCEQMNDTKDRSGSVVNMSYNKNANQSSCSEFFGCDEMKLVDCGCWLCSQHHELVTGITYKMPFVKEVEQEERRMSDLSDWASSVTSAADIQFNTFAMDQDISNLRKECEEKDATIGELTTILRSSSVAGSKRISELEDIIRRKNMMITRLKKDMIVLEEKVVQLTRLRRPSSASIPDSWQFPVMVDNIIYGMDSTTSPSSSDSDSPPVNRPKAHVAEADEISAQKNELASATNQKSAPSKSSSSLNKLTDRLTRSRTVSPLKEVSMNPKVNTRAVLKQKHSADGDLRKSRRPTQMLSKDATPQKRWA; encoded by the exons ATGGAGATGGCCGAAGAGGACCTTGGCTCCCGCTCCGGCTCGGCTCCCCCTTTTCCAGCTATCGTCTCTCTCACCCCCTTCTCCCCTAACCCTTCACCCTCCGCACGCCGCCTCTCTAGCCAATTCACCAAGCCGAGCCTCCCGGTTGCGCCGGCGCGGCGTCTGGCTTGGGTGTCTCTCCAGGGGAGGCTTGTCAATGCGGAGGAAGCCAGTTCGGCTCGAACCATTGGGGGCGGCTTGAGCCTGGAAGAAGCTGCGGCGTGGGAACTTTTCACCCCTATTCAACGGGTTCTCATTGTTGCCGTGATTGGCGTTGCGGTTGCAGAGTCGAAGAAGAATCGGACCATTACGCAGCTTAAGAAATCTGTGGAACTTAGG GATCAGGTTCTATCAAGCATGCAACAGAAGCTTGACGCTCTCTGTGAGCAGATGAATGACACTAAAGATCGGTCAGGAAGCGTGGTGAATATGTCATATAACAAGAATGCAAACCAATCATCATGTAGTGAATTTTTCGGATGCGATGAAATGAAATTGGTTGACTGTGGTTGTTGGCTTTGTAGTCAACACCATGAACTGGTTACTGGGATTACG TATAAAATGCCTTTCGTCAAAGAGGTAGAACAAGAGGAGCGACGTATGTCTGATTTGTCTGACTGGGCTTCCAGTGTCACATCTGCTGCTGACATCCAG TTTAACACCTTTGCAATGGACCAAGATATCTCCAATCTTAGAAAAGAGTGCGAAGAAAAGGATGCCACCATAGGAGAGCTCACCACTATTCTCCGGTCATCTAGTGTTGCTGGTTCAAAG AGAATTTCAGAGTTGGAAGACATTATCCGTAGGAAGAATATGATGATTACGAGACTTAAGAAGGACATGATTGTTTTAGAGGAAAAG GTGGTGCAGCTAACTAGGCTTCGCAGACCCTCCTCTGCATCAATCCCAGACAGTTGGCAATTTCCAGTCATGGTTGATAACATCATTTATGGTATGGACAGTACTACTAGCCCTTCCTCTTCTGATTCAGATTCTCCTCCTGTGAACCGCCCAAAAGCTCATGTTGCTGAAGCTGATGAGATTTCTGCTCAGAAGAATGAGCTTGCTTCAGCAACTAATCAGAAATCAGCACCTTCCAAAAGCTCAAGTTCACTTAACAAATTAACTGATCGCCTTACAAGATCTCGTACAGTAAGTCCTCTTAAAGAAGTATCAATGAATCCCAAGGTCAATACGCGTGCTGTATTGAAGCAGAAACACTCGGCTGATGGAGATCTTAGAAAGAGTAGAAGACCAACCCAAATGTTATCCAAGGATGCAACTCCCCAGAAGAGATGGGCTTAG
- the LOC119993700 gene encoding ETHYLENE INSENSITIVE 3-like 3 protein, with the protein MGALEDMGADICSDIEVDDIRCDNIAEKDVSDEEIDAEDLERRMWKDSIKLKRIKERQKLAALQAAEKQKSKPVSDQAQRKKMSRAQDGILKYMLKLMEVCKARGFVYGIIPEKGKPVSGASDNIRAWWKEKVKFDKNGPAAIAKYEAECLAMAESVNNQNGSPQSVLQDLQDATLGSLLSSLMQHCDPPQRKYPLEKRVPPPWWPTGNEDWWVKLGLPQGQSPPYKKPHDLKKMWKVGVLTAVIKHMSPDIAKIRRRVQKSKCLQDKMTAKESAIWLGVLSREESFIRQPSSDNGSSGVTEVTSAGHGGKKRQAASSDSDYDVDGIDDGVGSVSSKDDSRNQQVDVEPLSTQRDEPSHPAQQPEKGQRQPRRKRSRAKSSNENQQAGPPPSEHPQAKQRKTLPDVNHADSQAVEYYMRDTQKENDTITALRSKEIGIASQSQLPAWQYNHSSSIHPTNIVSSQSMYVDGRPSLYPVVQSAELQQGATYNVYNPSSEFGLSHDGQYSMMTMNVPQIRPEDNGVALPALHRNGNEFAEGELNPFSKETFHNEQDRPVDNNFGSPLNSLSLDFGELGSPFITGLDSSSSLDGLFDDEMMQYFAS; encoded by the exons ATGGGTGCACTTGAAGATATGGGAGCTGATATCTG CTCGGACATCGAAGTTGATGACATAAGGTGTGACAATATTGCGGAAAAAGATGTTAGTGATGAAGAAATTGATGCAGAAGACTTGGAGAGACGAATGTGGAAGGATAGTATCAAACTaaaaagaattaaagaaagGCAGAAACTTGCAGCCCTGCAAGCTGCAGAGAAGCAGAAATCCAAGCCAGTCTCTGATCAGGCTCAGAGGAAGAAAATGTCGAGAGCCCAAGATGGCATTTTGAAGTACATGTTGAAGCTAATGGAAGTGTGCAAGGCACGTGGATTCGTATATGGCATCATTCCCGAGAAGGGTAAACCTGTGAGCGGCGCTTCAGATAACATAAGAGCTTGGTGGAAAGAAAAGGTGAAGTTTGATAAGAATGGGCCAGCAGCAATTGCAAAGTATGAGGCCGAGTGTCTTGCAATGGCTGAGTCAGTTAACAATCAAAACGGGAGCCCTCAAAGTGTTCTTCAGGACCTGCAAGATGCAACTCTGGGCTCTCTCTTGTCTTCTTTGATGCAACACTGTGATCCTCCTCAGAGGAAGTACCCCTTGGAGAAGAGGGTTCCACCACCTTGGTGGCCAACTGGGAATGAAGATTGGTGGGTCAAATTAGGGCTTCCTCAGGGTCAGAGTCCTCCATATAAAAAACCGCATGACCTTAAGAAGATGTGGAAAGTTGGGGTGTTAACAGCTGTGATAAAGCACATGTCACCCGATATTGCTAAGATTAGAAGGCGTGTGCAGAAGTCAAAATGCTTGCAGGATAAAATGACTGCAAAGGAGAGTGCAATTTGGTTGGGAGTTTTAAGTCGTGAGGAGTCCTTCATTCGGCAGCCTAGCAGTGATAATGGGTCATCAGGTGTCACTGAAGTGACTTCAGCTGGACATGGTGGTAAGAAGCGACAGGCCGCTAGCAGTGACAGTGACTATGATGTTGATGGTATTGACGATGGAGTAGGTTCTGTTTCATCAAAGGATGACAGCAGAAATCAACAAGTGGATGTGGAACCATTAAGCACTCAACGGGATGAGCCTTCTCATCCTGCCCAGCAGCCAGAGAAAGGCCAAAGGCAGCCAAGGAGAAAAAGATCTCGAGCAAAATCAAGCAATGAGAATCAACAGGCTGGGCCTCCTCCAAGTGAGCATCCGCAAGCCAAGCAGAGAAAAACTCTACCTGATGTAAACCACGCTGATTCACAGGCAGTTGAATATTATATGCGCGACactcaaaaagaaaatgatactATTACAGCTTTGAGATCTAAGGAGATAGGTATTGCAAGCCAGTCCCAACTACCAGCATGGCAGTACAACCACTCTTCTTCCATTCATCCAACCAATATAGTTTCCTCGCAGAGCATGTACGTGGATGGAAGGCCCTCACTTTATCCAGTGGTGCAGAGCGCAGAGTTGCAACAAGGAGCTACCTACAACGTCTATAATCCATCATCTGAATTTGGGCTCAGTCATGACGGGCAGTACTCTATGATGACAATGAATGTACCACAAATTAGGCCAGAGGACAATGGGGTTGCTTTACCAGCGCTGCACAGGAATGGAAATGAATTTGCTGAAGGAGAGTTAAATCCTTTCTCAAAAGAGACATTTCACAATGAGCAAGATAGACCTGTTGATAATAATTTTGGATCTCCGCTGAATAGTCTGTCGTTAGATTTTGGAGAACTCGGCAGCCCATTTATTACCGGACTTGACAGCTCGAGTTCACTTGATGGTCTATTTGATGATGAGATGATGCAATACTTTGCATCATAG
- the LOC119993773 gene encoding uncharacterized protein LOC119993773: MPMDRTQSITVLSIECLKGSCKADEWTGDMLETGDIVEKIKIGSGSRSGYAESYTSPFKNGKSGVQKILHNAFKDKQTSILVRVRRGSDEFVELQACIVPEPGSKKQYALRSIDDPNYAVRFSDKTEAQCLEMQASRSSRMVSALTRAKLEDGYVSYPWGRRMHEALSVPNSSCFLSVLLLPKASDQVASRYNDLEDTLARANVWLNASQASGVPIVFMNIQTESLLTKISGETASSTVSAGSFSDLSNLVNASLYGFEDYHGVDIGVVRAVRLWYAPLVGEFAIEMKIKEDDSKLGFAISRTDEGFIYISSVMDGNENVPSSRSGLNDLYKEAVRASKRLVLSRISNEKVLPWMVSSTGAIRCYDTVSLSQKLSLHRHAKVPILLHVFLWDQTLASMSGGSTRSRTATPSVLPLPPEVQLTRPRNDNQILPLPSEISNDSEGINDGPELRLERDTAGDASFRFHDFSLPNNWV, from the exons ATGCCCATGGATCGGACCCAATCCATTACAGTACTATCCATCGAGTGCCTCAAAGGCAGCTGCAAAGCCGACGAGTGGACCGGAGACATGCTTGAAACTGGAGACATAGTAGAAAAGATTAAGATCGGGTCTGGCTCCAGATCCGGATACGCCGAGTCCTACACGTCGCCGTTCAAGAACGGGAAGAGCGGGGTCCAGAAGATTCTACACAACGCATTCAAGGACAAGCAGACGTCGATTCTTGTCCGAGTCAGGCGAGGTAGCGACGAGTTCGTGGAATTGCAGGCGTGTATTGTACCGGAGCCGGGTTCCAAGAAGCAGTACGCTTTGAGGTCGATCGATGATCCGAATTACGCCGTCCGGTTCTCCGACAAGACCGAAGCCCAATGCTTGGAGATGCAAG CTTCTAGGAGCTCCAGGATGGTTAGTGCATTAACCAGGGCTAAGCTTGAAGACGGATATGTCTCATACCCATGGGGGAGGAGGATGCATGAGGCTCTATCAGTACCCAATTCAAGCTGCTTTCTTTCTGTCCTCCTCCTTCCAAAGGCTTCGGACCAAGTTGCTTCTCGGTACAATGACTTGGAGGACACGCTTGCCAGGGCAAATGTTTGGCTAAATGCATCTCAAGCCTCTGGGGTCCCCATCGTCTTCATGAATATCCAGACTGAGTCCCTGCTTACCAAG ATATCAGGAGAAACGGCCTCCTCAACAGTGAGTGCTGGATCATTCTCCGACCTCTCCAATCTCGTAAATGCAAGCTTGTATGGTTTTGAGGATTATCATGGGGTTGACATTGGTGTTGTCAGAGCAGTTCGTCTATGGTATGCTCCTCTTGTGGGAGAGTTCGCAATtgagatgaaaataaaagaggACGACTCGAAGCTTGGGTTTGCCATTAGTCGCACAGACGAG GGATTTATCTACATTTCATCAGTTATGGATGGTAATGAAAATGTACCGTCTTCAAGGTCAGGACTGAACGATTTGTACAAAGAGGCAGTCCGTGCATCTAAGCGTCTGGTTCTCTCTAGAATATCGAACGAGAAGGTCCTTCCATGGATGGTTTCTTCAACAGGAGCCATTCGATGTTACGACACTGTCTCTCTTAGCCAGAAGCTCTCATTGCACCGGCATGCCAAGGTGCCAATTCTTCTTCATGTGTTCTTATGGGACCAAACATTGGCTTCTATGAGTGGAGGCAGCACTAGATCCAGGACCGCGACACCTTCTGTGCTGCCATTGCCTCCTGAGGTACAATTAACGCGCCCTCGGAATGATAATCAGATACTGCCACTACCATCTGAAATATCAAATGACAGCGAAGGCATCAACGACGGACCAGAGCTCAGACTAGAGCGAGACACGGCTGGAGATGCCTCCTTCAGATTTCATGATTTTTCCCTTCCAAATAATTGGGTATGA